The region actgaaaaatacaagtcgtcccgcaaaaaacaagccctcatacagtgacatcgatggataaataaaggagttacgaagaaaatgcttggtcactaaggagttaaataacTTCAAAATGAGACGTGCGGCTATTATTCAGTGtaaccagtgtaatcagcagcttttaattttacagaaatgtATCAAAAATCCTTGCGCACATTAAGTTCTTGTATTCCATATATCCTTGAGTGTTGGAAGCTTACTGACCCCTTCAGAGTGATAGTACAGCTCTCAAACACAGCGGCAgagatagtgattgcagtgcagttacttccagtattagtgaatacagtgcagttacctccagtattagtgaatacagtgcagttaccttcagtgatcacaggtgatgtgccCTCTGATTTGGGGTCATACATTTATCTTCTTGCtctgggcccagaccgccataaAGGCTTCTTCCAGTTATGACTAGTCTCTGCACACGCTGTCCATCCTGACGCTACTCCAATTAACCTCTCAGTAACTCCCCTGTAGTACTAATGCATCTTCTGTGACCTGACAAATCAGTAATGTCTCTTTCCCTATAATTCAGGTGTCCTTTTGTGACTCCACTATACTATAAGGCTGCCTTTGTTggcccacttagttatagtgccccctatgtatcacCCAGTGCCGCTCTGTTCCCAGCATCACCtgactccgccccctctccagccTTGCGCCCAGTGTGTCTGGAGTTCGTGGGACAAGTCGGGTAATGCTGTGAACAGCGCGGTGCTGGGTGGCAGTCTTGACAGTCAGGAAGACAGAAGATGGCTAATAATGGTGCTAATGAACTGCGGGTCAGCAGTGGGGGCCGAGCAGTGGGGTGTGGAGGGGGTTGTGTTCGGGGTCAGCAGTGTTGCGTAAGGGAAGAGGGGTTAATGTCCGGTAATTGTATTATTATAGGGGATTTTCTACTtcacatagcatgttaggcttaATGAAAACCATATTCATCTAATTCTTCCTGCATCAAACCTCCCCTCCCCCTTGGACGGCAAGAAGAAGCCCAACAAGCCAAGctcatttgaaggaaaaaaattccttcctgactccatgatggcaggcagagtaatccctggatcaacatttgagatcaacaacaccGTTGGTcagctaatgtctatatcctgtaatagcatagcgctctaaaaaggcatctagtcccgtCTTAAACTCCTCTGACCAtcgtcacgtcctcaggcagagagttccacagtctcactgctcttacagtaaagaatccccttctcagttggtgatgaaacctgcttttctcTAGAAATAGAGGATGCCGTATTGTAACCatcgcagtcctgagtataaccagatcatgggagagatccttgtattgtccgtaatgtatttatacatagttatttgatcgccccttaaccgtatttttttcagggtgaataatccaaattttgatgcctctctgggtattccagtcctttcggtccgtttattagtttagttgcccttctttcatccccttcaagcactgcaacatctttcctgagcaccggtgtccggaactgtacacagtattccatgtggggcctgacaagtgccttatatagtgggaggataatgttctcgtccctcgcccctatacctcttttaatgcaccccaagactttgttagcttttgcagcagctgactggcattgatttctccagttaaatctacagcccactagtacccccaggtctttttctatatcacttttccctagcagtaccccatttagtgtatattggtgacatccgtttctcctgcccatgtgcagaaccttacatttatcaacattgaacttcattttccatttttctacccaagcccccggcttatctaggtTATTTTGTAGCCATAGATCGTCTCCAGTTGTATTAATTTtcgtatataattttgtatcatctgcaaatactgatatttttctgtgcagtgcctctatcaggtcattgataaatatattgaacagaatggggcctaatactgaaccctgtgacaccctgtcgcccaatcagagtatgaaccatttattaccaccctctgctttctatctctgagccagttccttacccagatgcACACGGTTTTGCCCAgactgagctgcctcattttatatatcagcctattattcggcacggtatcaaatgctttagagaaatatggatatacaagatcaatagactctccaggtccagcctagaacgtatttcattgtagaagctaatcaaattggtctgacatgatcgaccccccccccctcccccatgctgATGAGCGGTTATggtgttgttttccttgaggtaatctaggatggcgtctctcagaaatccctcaaatatttttccaattattgaagcgaGACTTACCAGTCTGTAGTTACTAGTCTCTCTTTCAGACCCCTTTTTGCATATTGGAACCACATGGGCAATGCATCAATCCAGTGCTAtgaccccggtctcaatagtgtcaaTATAAGAAATGGCTGTCTAGCTATCATGTCTCTTAATTCCTTTAGAaaacttgggtgtattccatctcgaCCCTTCGAttttacattgtctcgtcttcttcccattcaagatactcggctgatatcttctatatcagataattatcctgattgacccgacaaggatggacaggaaccgggacaagatggcggagagtatattcaccctcaccctagagatactcttccagcttacaggagaggtgagagattctggggatgatgtcacgttccatcattcttatctctgtCAGTCTATGTTCACATCTATGGCCgaggatttactgcagattcagtcCTTTGGCCGCCTTCACATGAAGTGTGATTACTGCGGGTGTTCCACAATGGTAGCCTGCAGCTATTACCCAGTAAATCCGCACTGGCCAAATCCGTATCTTAATGGCTCGTATTATGCTGCGGACTTACTTGCCAAACTGCTGCGGATTTTATCCTTTGTTCTTCAGGagttcaaaatccgcagcataaatccgtagtataaatagtctcgctgtggatttagaatctgccgcagttctcaaagactaagtagatttgttatagaaaataccggcaccgcgtgaaagacattttataaatctccccgcatggcctgtactgtaaatgctgcagccaagTGTGAAGACGGCCGGAATGCTGGAAACTATTGCAGCAACAGCCAACAGAATAGAACAACAGAactgatgaacacagatgtgaagagccgacataactgccggaccagactgggaggactctagaaatgtctgcagggatatttatggatgtgtcttctcataaacaggattacactgtagtgaagaagacttctagtgatggctgtcaggccccggtgtctgatggatgggggagacccctgagcccaatcacagggcctccacctcaccccctgatactggaggagatcaatgagcagaagatcctagaactcatcaacaagatgattgagctgctgactggagaggtaacactgctgggaatgctgggagattatACTGTAacactatggcggtataacgtgtctgggtgatgacggtatcattgtgttgtcaggttcctataaggtgtcaggatgtcactgtctatttctccatggaggagtgggagtatttagaaggacacaaggatcagtacaaggacgtcatgatggaggaccaccaacccctcccatcaccaggtaatagacaggactaaatccacacggcctttattatttgtatgtagagaataaattcagtggctgtctgtgttttctgcaggtagatccagtaagagaacagcagcggagagatgtccccggcctcttcttccacaggatgatcaggtagatgg is a window of Eleutherodactylus coqui strain aEleCoq1 chromosome 4, aEleCoq1.hap1, whole genome shotgun sequence DNA encoding:
- the LOC136624453 gene encoding uncharacterized protein, translating into MDRNRDKMAESIFTLTLEILFQLTGEDYTVVKKTSSDGCQAPVSDGWGRPLSPITGPPPHPLILEEINEQKILELINKMIELLTGEVPIRCQDVTVYFSMEEWEYLEGHKDQYKDVMMEDHQPLPSPGRSSKRTAAERCPRPLLPQDDQLVKLEEDLIPIDATETHVRGYQPCKEEIPTDDPPGETACREESVLSGFSAVYSLIQPQFIYIYKIGCVYAPP